The sequence below is a genomic window from Lepus europaeus isolate LE1 chromosome 20, mLepTim1.pri, whole genome shotgun sequence.
ccagctgatggaagacctctgtctctctctgcctctgcctctctgtaactttgcctttcaaataaataagtaaatcttaaaaaaaaaaaaaaaagcagtagaagaaagctAAGATGGAATATTGATGACCAAGTAAGGGAATATTAAAGCCgattttcttcttatttgttgGATGTGAATTgttcatgtttaattttatttattgagtctAAGCTTAATTTCCAGATGGAGTACTCAGAGCTTAGTTCTGGGTGAAGACTAAATGGTGGGGGTTGTTGCTTCCACTTATTATATTTGCCAGCCATTAAATTGCTCCTAAAGCTGCAGTTGGGGATCTGCCCTAAATTAATGTTTCAGCCAAATAATATTTGCTTAGTCCAGCAACCATGTTATCAGTTATAAAAAGTGTTATGTGACACTAAAGCTGGACCAGTCAATActggcacctctctctctctctctctctctctctctctctctctctctctctttattaagatttatttgaaaggcagggttacagaagcaaagttacagttacagagcagagagagagagaggtctcccatctgctgggtcactccccaaaaggccccatcagcagagctgggcaatctgaagccaggatccaggagcttcctccgggtctcccacatgtgtgcaggggcccagggatttggactgtcttctactgctttcccaggccatagaactggatcagaagtggagcagcagagattcgaaccagagcctgtatggaatgccagcattgcaggcagccactttacccccttttccacagtgctggccccaataataaGCATCTCTTGAGTGCTGTGCCATACTTGGAACATGCAGAAAAAGTTTCTGTCCACAGAGAATTTACTTGGATTTAAGGATCAAGCAAAATTTCTAAAAACAGGCTTCTCACTTTCCTTCTAAAACAGTGTTGCCTTTCCTTACTTTGTTCTGTCTCCTCACCCACCCACACCTTTCCATTCAGTTGCCAGAGGGCCAGACATATAAGTTTCCATGTTTCCTTTCTGTGAAGACATTGTTAAAACAGAGGTGTTAAAAACTGGGTGAGAACACACTTCAAAAGTGGGATAAGAAACGATAAACCAGTAATAAACTTTTATGAGGAGCATAACCTACATTGCTGGTGGGGCTATACCATATTATTTTCAAGAATGCAGTAAAAGCCAGTTTCATCAGTTTTCCAAATTGGGTCTGTGCCTTTCTAGAAAGGCCTACATATGGTTCACTTGGTGTTAGTTACAACTGTAGTTGTTCATTGCTTATTTTTAGGAAGGCTATAGAGAAGGAATCGATGCTGGCAAAGCAGTTGCTCTTCAACAGGGCTTCAATGAAGGCTATAAAGAAGGTGCAGCAATCATTGTAAACTATGGAGAACTCAGAGGAACACTGAGgtaattcaaaaatttaaatgctGAATCTTTAATACTACTGGATgatttttatgaatattaaaaaataaacatttaaagtgcTTCTTTCTGCTGTTGAATACACAAGAGCGCAGAAAAGCATAGACTGTTGCCTTCAAAGAGTAAAAATCATTATCAGCTCATCCATTTTAATATGTGAGCCAGATGTTGTCCCTTTTTTGGGCAAGGAAACAGTAAGAAGGTGTCTACTCTTTGCTACCAAAATTACTGCCAATCTCTAATTAAAAGATCTTCAggctttaaataaaacttttagtaCTTGCACATTTGGCAGAACCCAATATGACAGACCTCTAAACTAGAAGTAGATGGAAATTGTAGTTAGTAATAAAGGTAAAATGATTCCATTTATTTTAGTCCTTAACATTGAATACCTGTCGGGAAGGCAGGGCAGTAACGGCATATGACAGAACCAAGTGATCAGATAGCATATGGAGCTCAGACCTGACAGGTCTGTCCTTGATGCTTTATACTGTTGttcttaacttatttatttacttaaaaggcagagttagagaaagagagagagagagacaggtggagaggtcttcatcctctggttcatccccgCAGAAGACCGCAACAGCCAGCACCTAGCCGGGCcgaggccagaagcttcttccagtctcccacatgtgtagcaggggccaaagcacgtggaccatcctccactgcttttcccgggccattagccaggagcaggatcagaaattgagcagccaggacttgactgcACCCATGCccctatggaatgcaggcattgcagatggctgccttacctgctataccacaatgctagctcctgcTTTATACCTTCAAGCTATCCTCTGGAGAAAAACATAAGCTGCTTTAAAGAATCACTAATAATTTTAGAAGCTAAAAATtagtaaaacaaagcaaaaagttgTGTTTGGTATTTTAGAAAAGTCAGCTAGAACtagaattaattcattaattaagtCACAAACTAGAATTAGTATACTACAGTAGCGTATTGATCAAGTGTTCATCTTCAGATCaaattaaattaatcttttataagCTTAGTTTactgatgaatttttaaatatttattcatttatatattttaaaggcagtgtgaaagagacagagaagtacctaccatctgctggctcactccccaaataactgcaacaagcctggagccagaaactacatccatgtctctcacatagGTTTCAGGAGCTTAAGctcctgagccatcatctaccacCTCCCAGGGGAGGTttacagggaactgaattggaagcagagtagccaggactgaaaatGGCACTACaacatggggtgtgggcatcgtAGGCATTGGcctaatctgctgtaccacagtgccagccccactgctgAGTTTTTATATATCAATTCCATTTGTAAAACATTACTTTTCATAATAACCGCTATTTTATGACATGATTATCTGAACAAtctgaaatacttaaaaaaaatttgaccatactacaaaaggaaaatattaaatctATTAGAATTTTTACCTTTTTCAAGAAAATAGTTTATAATCCATCAAACAATAACCTACTCTGTAACAAacctgaaaaaatgaaatctctttaaaattatttttcactagCCTTCAGTGTTAATGATAAGCAACTATATGCTTAGAAAACTGTTTTTTATTCTTGGCTGCCCCTTGAAATTTGCTGGGAGGGTTTACAAAAAAATATTACCCTCCCACCTCAGTGCCactctttgactctaataaattttgtttttaaatctaaaaaaaaaaaagatatccccCAGATATTCTGATATAATTGGTCTAGGGTGCAACCTGGGCCTCCATAGGTTTAAAAGTTgcttaaggggccagtgctgtggcctagcaggtaaagccgccgcctacagtgccagcatcccatataggcagcagtttaagactcggctgctccacttcaatccagctctctgctatggcctgggaaagcagtagaaaatggcccaagtccttgaacccctgtacctgaatgagagacccagaagaagctcctggctcctggcttcagatcggtgcagctctagccattgctgccacttgtggagtgaaccagcagatagaagactctcggctctgtctctacctctctctaactctgcctttcaaataaattaatctttttttaaaaaaaaaaaaaaaaaaaaaagctcaagtgATTCCAATGTGACCCAAGATTGAGAATCTCTAGTAGCTGTTTGTCCTTAAAAAGCAAACTAGTTTTTCTCATCTGTCTCCAAGTTgcagcctttttcttttcttttttttttttttttgttaaagatttagttatttatttgaaagtcagagttacacagagagaaaaggggacgtaggtagagagagaggggggggtcttccatctggttcactccccagatggccacaatggctggagctgcgctgatccgaaggcaggagccaggagcttcttcgaggtttcccatgtgggtgcaggggcccaaggacttgggccgtcttccactgctttcctaggccatagcagagagctggattggaagtggagcactcaaaccagtgcccatatgggatgccagcactgcatgcggcagctttacctgttacgccacagtgccagcatgtAGCCCTTTTCAACAGAAGTTAGGTAATGATAAGAAGAAAATCTAAAATCAAGAAAGAGGATGAAGGGCTGTGAAGGAGGCGTTATGAATTATAAACAGCTTATGATATTAAGTCCAATTGTTGAATTTCTATTGAAAAATAGTATCCCTATATATTTTTAAGTCCTATTTTACCATCATTACATAACTGATTTTGACTTGTATTATCATCAATTCATTTTTACATGGTGTTATCTGGAAGAGAAACATGTAGGGCTAGCATCAAGCATTCTAAAAgcctgtgtttgattttttttgtcctatttaactcttgtttgtgttttcattcaGTGCTTTGCTCTCCTGGTGTCACCTTCATAATAATAGTTCAACTTTAATCAGTAAGATAAATAATCTTCTGGATGCAGTTGGACAGTGTGAAGAGTATATGCTCAGACATCTGAAATCAATCACTCAGCAGCCCCACGTTGTAGACTTACTGGACTCCGTTGAGGACATGAACCTTTGTCATGTAGTTCCAGCTGAAAATAAGATTGATGAAGCTGAAGACAAAAGACTTCATGAAGATAGTGCTGAGTTTAACAAAAACTGTAGCGAGAGTTCTAGTGGGATAAATTGTGCATATTTAGAATGTCATAGAACCCAGGAGCATGCACATTCTGAAAACCCAAGCCTCTCTTGGATTTTAGAACAGACAGCCAGTTTAGTTAAACAGCTCGGAGTATCAGTAGAAGTATTACAGCACCTCGGGCAACTATAAcaattatcttcattttcctaatgaaaataatGTTCACCGCATTTTTTAGAGCATTGTGTCCTAACAAGGTAACCAAAATGTGAAGTGGTTTCTGCACTGAACACTTCACCTGTTGGATTATCCTTCATAGAAGCTTGAAATGTCTTCAAAACTGACACTATTAAATATAACATACTCCTTTTTCTTTGTCACTGGTAGTTTTTATTTAGTTCAAGATATATTGGGGCCAGTAttatagcatagtgggttaaaccaccacctgcaacaccagcattccatatgagcaccaattggAGTCTcagttgctgctcttctgatctagctccctgctaatttgtctgggaaagcagcagaagatggcccaagtgtttgagcctctgcacccatatggcagacctggatggagttccaggctcctggcttcagcctggcccaaccccagctgttgcagcaatttggggagtgaaccagcagatgaagatctctctctataattctgactttaaaaaaaactaaatgaattttttaaaagtgctcaGAATTCTAGATAGCATTgtcattttcaaatttctgatca
It includes:
- the YAE1 gene encoding protein YAE1 homolog; protein product: MAWVRAAASVQSPAEEGDVFDEEADESLVVQREWRNHMQKRVKEGYREGIDAGKAVALQQGFNEGYKEGAAIIVNYGELRGTLSALLSWCHLHNNSSTLISKINNLLDAVGQCEEYMLRHLKSITQQPHVVDLLDSVEDMNLCHVVPAENKIDEAEDKRLHEDSAEFNKNCSESSSGINCAYLECHRTQEHAHSENPSLSWILEQTASLVKQLGVSVEVLQHLGQL